The proteins below are encoded in one region of Mauremys reevesii isolate NIE-2019 linkage group 15, ASM1616193v1, whole genome shotgun sequence:
- the LOC120383023 gene encoding zinc finger and SCAN domain-containing protein 2-like isoform X2, with protein sequence MDQEEEPCVLDSDDSSEKETPRGPQAGDETVTENEEQNPQQEDPERVEPQRTVSGRDEGGVSMSPELGEARENHPYKCPDCGKSFRWSCRFTEHQRIHTGEKTSICADCGESFSRYSNFTRHRRIHTGEKPYICPDCGKNFGRTSDLIIHQRLHTGERPFKCPQCGKSFSRSSYLIPHQRTHTGERPYKCPVCGKSFNLSSNLIRHQRIHTGEKPYRCPDCGKSFYLSLHLIRHQRVHIERKSYDCPDCGKKFIRSSALITHHRLHTGERPYKCANCGKSFGMSSDLIRHQRSHTGERPYRCGECGKSFSVSSKLIRHQGTHVTEKPFRCPKCGEGFATSSKLVKHQKHHLEQKPYKCGDCWKSYSHSSELLRHQRAHTGERPYKCPDCGKGFSRSSHLIRHQKIHRR encoded by the exons ATGGACCAAGAGGAAGAGCCCTGTGTCCTGGACTCTGATGATTCTTCAGAAAAGGAGACCCCGAGAGGCCCTCAGGCAG GTGATGAGACAGTGACTGAGaacgaggagcagaatcctcagcAGGAAGATCCTGAGCGAGTGGAACCACAGCGAACAGTATCGGGAAGAGATGAAGGTGGTGTTTCCATGAGTCCTGAGCTGGGAGAAGCCCGGGAGAATCACCCTTATAAATGccctgactgtgggaaaagcttccgaTGGAGCTGCCGCTTcactgaacatcagagaatccatacaggGGAGAAAACCTCTATCTGTGCTGACTGCGGGGAGAGCTTCAGTCGTTACTCAAACTTCACGAGGCACCGCAGGATCcatactggagagaaaccctacatctGTCCCGACTGTGGGAAAAACTTCGGTCGCACTTCTGACCTCATTATACACCAGAGATTGCATACGGGAGAGAGACCCTTCAAATGCCctcagtgtgggaaaagcttcagccgCAGCTCGTACCTCATTCCTCACCAGAGgacacacacaggagagaggccctataaatgccccgtctgtgggaagagcttcaacctgagctcaaaccttatcaggcatcagaggatccacacaggagaaaaacCCTATAGATGccctgactgtgggaaaagcttctatCTGAGCTTACACCTCATTAGGCACCAAAGAGTCCATATTGAAAGAAAATCCTATGACTGCCCCGACTGCGGGAAAAAGTTCATTCGGAGCTCAGCCCTGATTACACACCACAGactccacacgggagagagaccctataaatgcgccaactgtgggaaaagctttggcATGAGCTCAGACCTGATCAGACACCAGAGATCCCACACGGGCGAGAGACCCTACAGATGtggtgaatgtgggaaaagcttcagtgtgAGCTCCAAGCTCATCAGACATCAGGGAACACATGTGACAGAGAAACCTTTCCGTTGTCCCAAATGTGGGGAAGGCTTCGCCACCAGCTCCAAACTCGTTAAACATCAGAAACACCACCTGGAACAGAAACCCTACAAATGTGGGGACTGCTGGAAAAGCTATAGCCACAGTTCTGAACTCCTCAGGCATCAGCGagcccacactggagagagaccctataagtgCCCCGACTGTGGGAAAGGGTTTAGTCGGAGTTCGcaccttatcaggcatcagaaaatccacaggAGATAG
- the LOC120383023 gene encoding zinc finger and SCAN domain-containing protein 2-like isoform X1: MDQEEEPCVLDSDDSSEKETPRGPQAAGDETVTENEEQNPQQEDPERVEPQRTVSGRDEGGVSMSPELGEARENHPYKCPDCGKSFRWSCRFTEHQRIHTGEKTSICADCGESFSRYSNFTRHRRIHTGEKPYICPDCGKNFGRTSDLIIHQRLHTGERPFKCPQCGKSFSRSSYLIPHQRTHTGERPYKCPVCGKSFNLSSNLIRHQRIHTGEKPYRCPDCGKSFYLSLHLIRHQRVHIERKSYDCPDCGKKFIRSSALITHHRLHTGERPYKCANCGKSFGMSSDLIRHQRSHTGERPYRCGECGKSFSVSSKLIRHQGTHVTEKPFRCPKCGEGFATSSKLVKHQKHHLEQKPYKCGDCWKSYSHSSELLRHQRAHTGERPYKCPDCGKGFSRSSHLIRHQKIHRR, encoded by the exons ATGGACCAAGAGGAAGAGCCCTGTGTCCTGGACTCTGATGATTCTTCAGAAAAGGAGACCCCGAGAGGCCCTCAGGCAG CAGGTGATGAGACAGTGACTGAGaacgaggagcagaatcctcagcAGGAAGATCCTGAGCGAGTGGAACCACAGCGAACAGTATCGGGAAGAGATGAAGGTGGTGTTTCCATGAGTCCTGAGCTGGGAGAAGCCCGGGAGAATCACCCTTATAAATGccctgactgtgggaaaagcttccgaTGGAGCTGCCGCTTcactgaacatcagagaatccatacaggGGAGAAAACCTCTATCTGTGCTGACTGCGGGGAGAGCTTCAGTCGTTACTCAAACTTCACGAGGCACCGCAGGATCcatactggagagaaaccctacatctGTCCCGACTGTGGGAAAAACTTCGGTCGCACTTCTGACCTCATTATACACCAGAGATTGCATACGGGAGAGAGACCCTTCAAATGCCctcagtgtgggaaaagcttcagccgCAGCTCGTACCTCATTCCTCACCAGAGgacacacacaggagagaggccctataaatgccccgtctgtgggaagagcttcaacctgagctcaaaccttatcaggcatcagaggatccacacaggagaaaaacCCTATAGATGccctgactgtgggaaaagcttctatCTGAGCTTACACCTCATTAGGCACCAAAGAGTCCATATTGAAAGAAAATCCTATGACTGCCCCGACTGCGGGAAAAAGTTCATTCGGAGCTCAGCCCTGATTACACACCACAGactccacacgggagagagaccctataaatgcgccaactgtgggaaaagctttggcATGAGCTCAGACCTGATCAGACACCAGAGATCCCACACGGGCGAGAGACCCTACAGATGtggtgaatgtgggaaaagcttcagtgtgAGCTCCAAGCTCATCAGACATCAGGGAACACATGTGACAGAGAAACCTTTCCGTTGTCCCAAATGTGGGGAAGGCTTCGCCACCAGCTCCAAACTCGTTAAACATCAGAAACACCACCTGGAACAGAAACCCTACAAATGTGGGGACTGCTGGAAAAGCTATAGCCACAGTTCTGAACTCCTCAGGCATCAGCGagcccacactggagagagaccctataagtgCCCCGACTGTGGGAAAGGGTTTAGTCGGAGTTCGcaccttatcaggcatcagaaaatccacaggAGATAG